DNA from Plasmodium cynomolgi strain B DNA, chromosome 12, whole genome shotgun sequence:
TTTTATCGCAGAAGGGTTAGATCAAACAAGAGGTTGGTTCTACACTCTCCTTGTAATTAGTACCCTACTGTTTGATAAAGCTCCTTTCAAGAATTTAATTTGTAACGGTCTTGTACTAGCAtcagatggaaaaaaaatgagtaaaaGATTGAAAAATTACCCAGACCCTTTGTACATTTTGGATAAATATGGAGCTGATAGTCTGAGATTATATCTAATAAATTCTGTCGCTGTGAGAgctgaaaatttaaaattccAAGAAAAGGGAGTTAATGaagttgttaaaaattttattcttcctttttatcatAGCTTTAGGTTCTTCTCTCAGGAAGTTACTCGATATGAATGcttgaagaagaagcaattttttttcgaagaagGATGGGtccacaaaaatgataatatcaTGGATAGATGGATTTTTTCATGTATCCAAAAACTGACAAAACTTGTGCATGTAGAAATGAAGGCATACAAGCTCTACAATGTCCTACCCAAGCTTTTGCAATTTATCGAAAATTTGACCAATTGGTATATACGACTTAATCGGGATCGAATGAGGGGTACCTTGGGGGAGGAGAACTGCTTACAATCTCTTTGCACTACGTATAAGACGTTGTACCTGTTCACTGTGCTTATGGCTCCCTTCACGCCATTCATTACGGAGTATATATATCAGCAGCTGCGAAGGGTGGTCAGGTCGGCGGCGGACAAGGGAGCTTCTTCTCAAAGGGGTGCGGCGGACAAGGGAGCTTCTTCTCAAACGGGCGGGGCGGACCAAAGCGTGCACTTCCTCATGCTGCCGCAAGTCGACGAGAACTACGCCATTGACTACGAAATCATCGAGCTgatcgaaaaaatgaaaacggtCATTCTGCTGGGGAGAGTACTGCGAGAGAGGAGAAAGGTGCCCAGCAAAAAGCCGCTAAAGAAAATTACCATTTTGCACCCCACGAAGGAGTACTTCGAAAAGTTTGACCAAATAATGCACTACATAAAGGAGGAGCTGAACGTACTCCACGTGGACTGTTCACATGACACCAGCTGCATTGAATTCACTGCAGTGCCGAACTACAAAACGTTGGGAAATAAATTAGGACCAAATTTGAAGACGatccaaaataaaataaaaaacatggaTACGAAATCGATTAAGCAGTACcaagtggaaggaaaaataaccTTTGAAGGAGTAACCCTAGAAGGAGATGACATCCTTGTGCAGATGAAGCCAACCGTCCAAGAAAAGAACACAGATATGATAAGTAACGAGTCCGTAACGATCTTCATCGACTTCACCACAGATCAGCAACTAGAAAACATGGCTAATGCAAGAGAGCTGTGCAACCATGTacagaaaatgagaaaaaatttgtcccTAAATCAGAACTCTCCTgttaaaatgtatttttacattGCGGACGAGACGCTGCGTAGCAACATGGTAAGTGAGATGGCCTACATTAGGAAGTGCCTCCGCCGCGAGCTGCACGTGCTGCCTTCCCAGGCGGACTACGAGGGCCTCTCGGGCAAGATGCACGACGAGGAAATCGTGCTGGCCGGCTGCCCCGTCCGCCTCGTCTTCGCCCAGGCGTAGCGGTATTAGCGGTTTAGCGGGGGAGCGGCGAAGCGGTATTAGCGGGGGAGCGGTTTATCGGTTTAGCCGCTTATCGGCTTATCGGTTTAGCGGCGACGCGGCTGCGAATCGTACGCACTGCTTCCACCCCGTAACGAGAAAATAAACTCCACGACTGACTCGTTTTATTCTAAAGGAAAATTCAAATGGgtttgttttattaattttttttttttccgttcggTTGTTGTGTTCACCACGAAGGGGTGATacataggaagaaaaaaaaaaataagagaaaaaaaaaaagaaagttaaaaaaagggaaggcaaTAGAGAAGGCAattgagaaggaaaaagagaagggCACGATAACTTTGCGGCCTTATGGAGCCTCCACCCGGTGAGGCGCTTCCCCATTACGGTGGAAGGATCGCTCAGAAAAGCTTCTCATTCATGTTGGCCTACGCACGTGCGTGCGCGACGGTTGACTGGTGGCGCATCTGGGGTAGGCAATTACCCACTAGcgagagtaaaaaaaaaaaaaaaaaaagggaaaaattagACAACCGTGGGGAGGAGATACAAAGGTTGGGGCGATGACATCTGCCGCGTGTGTAGCGGTTCTGTGTAGCGGCACTGTGTAGCGGTGGTGTGCCCTCCCCTGGCACGGCTCGCCGCCGCAACGCCGCAACGGACCACTTCTTCACTAAATCATGGTCTGAATGATCGAAGACTTGTACTTGAAGTTGTCCTCTATGTTAGCGTCCTCTATGCTGTTGAGCTTGAACACCTTCTCAATTATGCTGAGCTCGATGGCTGTGGTATCCATTCCACAGAAGGCTGACCAGTCGTTGGCCACAAGGCCAGCCCCGATGAGATCACTACCTCTGTTAACCGTTCCGGTAATTAAAGGGATTTGCAAAAGTTCTGAGAGTTCTTCAATTTCTTGGGAAGATGTCATGGCATGTAGGAGACCTCCATTGTTGGTAAAATATGAATAGGTACCAACGAGTAGGTTCCCAGCAATAGATGTTCGAAAGACTTCTATATCTAAAACGTCTTGGATTATCTCCTCCGTTTCTCTATCTATATCTGTGTGAATTAATCCCACGTAATCATTTGCAGTTATACAATTACCTAATGCTGAAAGCCGCTCCTctatcctttttattttcacattttctgGTAATGCGTTTCGTAAGTGGAGGAGCTCCTGGTCTGTACATATACTCGACACGAGTAAGCCCTTCCTGTTTCCGACACAGACTCTCCCAATGACTTTAGTTCCTCCGATGGTTGTATACACGAGGGGGATGTGCTGGGATAACTCCGATTCGAAAACACTTGAGAAATTTTCCGATCCTCCCATGGCGATGAGTGCGTAGGAGTTGGTCAGCCTGGAGAAGACGCCAACCTCGTTGGAGTTTTCGAACTGCACTCTGATGGCCATCGtgcgaaagggggggggagcagcggCGAGGAGTGGTGCGGAGTGGTGTGGAGTACTGCCTTGGAGGTGTCGCTTTGAGGTGCGCCTTCGCGGAGTGGCGAACAGAGGGCAGCTTCAGTCTTGGTTCACTACTCAAACAGTCTCTATACGCTGACACGCGAGTTGGTCTCTTCTTCCTCGAGCGCAACTGCCAATCCGCTtgttcttcccctcccccccctgtgctTGTATGCCCCTCGGAGTGAGTACACCTATCTCA
Protein-coding regions in this window:
- a CDS encoding eukaryotic translation initiation factor 6 (putative) gives rise to the protein MAIRVQFENSNEVGVFSRLTNSYALIAMGGSENFSSVFESELSQHIPLVYTTIGGTKVIGRVCVGNRKGLLVSSICTDQELLHLRNALPENVKIKRIEERLSALGNCITANDYVGLIHTDIDRETEEIIQDVLDIEVFRTSIAGNLLVGTYSYFTNNGGLLHAMTSSQEIEELSELLQIPLITGTVNRGSDLIGAGLVANDWSAFCGMDTTAIELSIIEKVFKLNSIEDANIEDNFKYKSSIIQTMI